A genomic region of Stenotrophomonas sp. NA06056 contains the following coding sequences:
- a CDS encoding TonB-dependent receptor yields MAQSVRNRRHLLSQALVLALLPFAAGAQEAATSSTKDLDAVTVTGSRIKRAGVEGPAPVNVITAAQIQKEGFVTVYDALKTLTEATGTVEAASQWGSHTPNASGLNLRGMGPNRSLLLVNGRRVADYPLPYGGETNFSNYSNIPAAAVERIEVLTGGASAIYGSDAIAGVVNVILKTNYDGDEVRVRGGTSTEGGRDIWDLSWAGGKTGDNWSVTYALQYTKRDPLFGRDRPQMDDADDALYPSWNMEQRKVGFRPTAGLALIDPSTGQRLAPPDGTCEKFAGEYYTADRLVYNYNANTVSNTGRLCGMSADYANWLLTGGSENVSGNLYGTFDFGDGLQAWSNLAVYRSEAIWGTNPPSVSLIDDANGYYWDANRNRPVLGVRQFTPNEVGGLDTLRNTNRELSWDVSAGLRGRLADRFDWSATVGRSYYRVEERQNVVDEQKSYDFFLGPRLGTTADGEAIYALNESRWWNPITPDQYWQMGTVAKNRATSYVNQASADITGELLQGWAGPISFAAVAEVAKQGYHLSPDPRAGIDFDLQNVDRGGGERTRYSAGVEFKIPLADSLIATAAARYDRYGSYKADGDGGALDIGSQKETTWNAGLEWRPFESLLVRGSYATSFHAPDMHYLLGQASSSEVLTYDRLRCIESGAYLVNNCGVGNTDVWYAFDVNRRGTPLLRSETGDSWTVGFVWDVLPNLSMSADYWAIKLEDMIVDVGADEVLASEAGCLTGKNMDGTPWANPAGEAYCAGILARVNRDSSGRLVSIERGPFNLASREVRGIDLSARYRLETAAWGSFQLGVNYTNQISTKEQRYANDPNPERRDRDLRSKLRASLAWQRGNWNANVYADRIGSVPGVRYHWGTDRLDNPGGCLPFADGYVPSDSPSLNCLEPATRPDGSVNPNPNAGQQTARYYGRVGPFITWNFNVGYQVTEFMKVNLYVNNAFNAASWNHKDPYKVDYDFAPTRLLGAVGREFALEYVFTF; encoded by the coding sequence ATGGCTCAGTCCGTCCGCAACCGTCGTCATCTGCTGTCCCAGGCCCTCGTCCTTGCCCTGTTGCCCTTCGCAGCGGGCGCGCAGGAAGCGGCCACGTCGTCCACCAAGGACCTCGATGCCGTCACCGTTACCGGGTCGCGTATCAAACGCGCTGGCGTCGAGGGCCCGGCCCCGGTCAACGTGATCACCGCCGCACAGATCCAGAAGGAAGGCTTCGTCACTGTCTACGACGCCCTGAAGACGCTGACCGAGGCGACCGGTACCGTCGAAGCGGCGTCGCAGTGGGGCTCGCATACCCCCAATGCGAGCGGCCTGAACCTGCGCGGCATGGGCCCGAACCGCAGCCTGCTGCTGGTCAACGGCCGCCGCGTGGCGGACTACCCACTGCCCTATGGCGGCGAGACCAATTTCTCCAACTACAGCAACATTCCTGCCGCTGCCGTGGAGCGCATCGAAGTGCTGACCGGCGGCGCGTCGGCGATCTATGGTTCGGACGCCATCGCCGGCGTGGTCAATGTCATCCTGAAGACCAACTACGACGGCGACGAAGTGCGCGTGCGCGGTGGTACCTCCACCGAAGGCGGCCGCGATATCTGGGATCTGTCGTGGGCGGGCGGCAAGACCGGCGACAACTGGAGCGTGACCTACGCCCTGCAGTACACCAAGCGCGATCCGCTGTTCGGCCGCGACCGGCCGCAGATGGACGACGCTGACGATGCGCTGTACCCGTCCTGGAACATGGAACAGCGCAAGGTCGGTTTCCGTCCCACCGCGGGGCTGGCATTGATCGACCCCAGCACCGGCCAGCGCCTGGCACCACCGGACGGTACCTGCGAGAAATTCGCTGGCGAGTACTACACCGCCGATCGGCTGGTCTACAACTACAACGCCAATACGGTGAGCAACACCGGCCGCCTGTGCGGCATGAGCGCCGACTACGCCAACTGGCTGCTGACCGGCGGCTCGGAGAATGTGTCGGGCAATCTTTATGGCACCTTCGATTTCGGTGATGGCCTGCAGGCCTGGAGCAACCTGGCGGTATACCGTTCCGAGGCGATCTGGGGCACCAATCCACCCAGTGTTTCATTGATCGACGATGCCAACGGCTATTACTGGGATGCCAACCGCAATCGCCCGGTGCTTGGCGTGCGCCAGTTCACCCCGAATGAAGTCGGTGGCCTGGATACGCTGCGTAACACCAACCGCGAGTTGTCGTGGGATGTCAGTGCAGGCCTGCGCGGGCGCCTGGCCGATCGCTTCGACTGGAGCGCCACGGTCGGCCGTTCCTACTACCGCGTTGAAGAGCGGCAGAACGTGGTGGACGAGCAGAAGTCGTACGACTTCTTCCTCGGCCCACGACTGGGCACCACCGCCGACGGCGAGGCTATCTACGCATTGAACGAGTCGCGCTGGTGGAACCCGATCACCCCGGACCAGTACTGGCAGATGGGCACGGTCGCGAAGAACCGCGCGACGTCCTACGTCAACCAGGCCTCGGCCGACATCACCGGCGAACTGCTGCAGGGCTGGGCCGGGCCGATCTCGTTCGCAGCGGTCGCCGAAGTGGCGAAACAGGGCTATCACCTCAGCCCTGATCCGCGCGCCGGCATCGATTTCGATCTGCAGAACGTTGATCGTGGTGGTGGTGAGCGCACCCGCTATTCGGCCGGTGTCGAGTTCAAGATCCCGTTGGCCGACAGCCTGATCGCCACCGCTGCGGCACGCTACGACCGTTACGGCAGCTACAAGGCCGACGGCGATGGCGGGGCGCTGGATATCGGTAGCCAGAAGGAAACCACCTGGAACGCCGGTCTGGAATGGCGGCCGTTCGAGTCCCTGCTGGTGCGCGGCTCCTACGCGACCAGCTTCCACGCGCCGGACATGCACTACCTGCTCGGTCAGGCCAGCAGTTCCGAAGTGCTGACCTATGACCGCCTGCGCTGCATCGAGAGCGGGGCTTATCTGGTCAACAACTGTGGCGTGGGCAATACCGATGTCTGGTACGCGTTCGACGTGAACCGTCGGGGTACGCCGCTGCTGCGCTCGGAGACCGGCGATTCGTGGACGGTTGGCTTCGTCTGGGACGTGCTGCCGAACCTGTCGATGAGCGCAGACTACTGGGCGATCAAGCTGGAAGACATGATCGTCGACGTCGGTGCGGACGAAGTACTGGCCAGCGAGGCCGGCTGCCTGACCGGCAAGAACATGGACGGCACGCCGTGGGCGAACCCGGCGGGTGAAGCGTACTGCGCCGGCATCCTCGCGCGGGTGAACCGTGACAGCAGCGGGCGGTTGGTGTCGATCGAGCGTGGTCCGTTCAACCTGGCCAGCCGCGAAGTCCGCGGCATCGACCTGAGTGCGCGCTACCGTCTGGAGACGGCCGCATGGGGCAGTTTCCAGCTGGGGGTGAACTACACCAACCAGATCTCCACGAAGGAGCAGCGCTACGCCAACGATCCGAACCCGGAACGTCGCGACCGCGACCTGCGCAGCAAGCTGCGCGCGAGCCTGGCCTGGCAGCGTGGCAACTGGAATGCGAACGTGTATGCCGACCGCATCGGTTCGGTGCCGGGTGTGCGCTATCACTGGGGTACCGACCGTCTGGACAATCCTGGCGGCTGCCTGCCGTTCGCCGATGGCTATGTGCCCAGCGACAGCCCGTCGCTGAACTGCCTGGAGCCTGCCACCCGTCCTGATGGTTCGGTCAATCCGAACCCGAACGCCGGGCAGCAGACGGCGCGCTACTACGGTCGGGTCGGGCCGTTCATCACCTGGAACTTCAACGTCGGCTACCAGGTGACCGAGTTCATGAAGGTCAATCTGTACGTGAACAACGCTTTCAACGCGGCCAGCTGGAATCACAAGGACCCGTACAAGGTCGACTACGATTTCGCACCGACCCGCCTGCTGGGCGCGGTGGGCCGTGAGTTCGCGCTGGAATACGTGTTCACGTTCTGA
- a CDS encoding copper homeostasis protein CutC — translation MSTRRTLEIASNSVASALAAQAGGADRIELFDNLAEGGTTPSLASIAVARERLQIPLFVLVRPRPGDFHYDALETELMLRDIAQCRALGCDGVVIGALDMQGGIDLPLCRELLQAAGPLQVTFHRAFDAARDLPDALEQVIGLGCQRVLTSGGQASAEAGADVLAALVAQAAGRISVMAGAGLGPGNIAAVARQTGCAELHASAKGQRRSAMQFQNPALRGLDPDWSQTATATVAALRKALDG, via the coding sequence GTGAGCACGCGCCGCACGCTGGAGATCGCCAGCAACTCGGTGGCCTCGGCGTTGGCCGCGCAGGCTGGCGGTGCGGATCGCATCGAACTGTTCGACAACCTTGCCGAAGGCGGCACCACACCGTCGTTGGCCAGCATCGCCGTCGCCCGCGAGCGGCTGCAGATTCCGTTGTTCGTGCTGGTGCGACCGCGCCCGGGTGATTTCCACTACGACGCGCTGGAAACTGAGCTGATGCTGCGTGACATCGCCCAGTGCCGCGCGCTGGGCTGCGACGGTGTGGTGATCGGTGCGCTGGATATGCAAGGTGGTATCGACTTGCCGCTATGCCGGGAACTGCTGCAGGCTGCCGGACCGCTGCAGGTGACCTTCCACCGCGCCTTCGATGCCGCCCGCGATCTGCCCGATGCGCTGGAACAGGTGATCGGGCTGGGCTGCCAGCGGGTGCTGACGTCCGGCGGCCAGGCCAGCGCCGAAGCCGGAGCGGATGTGCTGGCCGCGCTGGTCGCACAGGCGGCCGGTCGGATCAGCGTCATGGCCGGCGCAGGGCTTGGCCCGGGCAACATCGCCGCCGTGGCGCGGCAGACCGGCTGTGCCGAACTGCATGCCTCGGCCAAGGGGCAACGGCGCTCGGCCATGCAGTTCCAGAACCCGGCCCTGCGCGGGCTGGACCCGGACTGGAGCCAGACCGCGACCGCCACCGTGGCCGCCCTGCGGAAAGCGCTGGACGGCTGA
- a CDS encoding N(4)-(beta-N-acetylglucosaminyl)-L-asparaginase, with protein MVDRRQFLQAGALAAGVAALPVVKARTQGGAKVISTWDFGVPANQAAWKVLSQGGTALDAVEAGARWAESELCNPTVGHCGNPDRDGVLSLDASIMDGDGRCGAVAALVDILHPVSVARKVMENSPHVLLVGEGAQQFAVQQGFERQHLLTPKAEAAWREWLKTEKYAPQINAERREIPGNSDNHDTIGMLALDAKGNLAGACTTSGMAWKLHGRVGDSPIIGAGLYVDNEVGAATASGVGEEMIRNAASFLVVELMRQGRSPAQACREAIDRVVRKRPEASRTLQVCFLAMNKRGDVGAYALHRGFVYAVCDAQRQDDLRDSPSIYTSTQA; from the coding sequence ATGGTGGATCGCAGGCAGTTCCTGCAGGCCGGTGCACTGGCCGCAGGCGTGGCAGCATTGCCGGTGGTGAAGGCGCGTACGCAGGGCGGAGCCAAGGTGATATCGACCTGGGACTTCGGCGTGCCGGCCAACCAGGCCGCGTGGAAGGTGCTGTCACAGGGCGGCACTGCGCTGGATGCGGTGGAAGCCGGTGCACGCTGGGCCGAAAGCGAGCTGTGCAATCCCACCGTCGGTCATTGCGGCAACCCCGACCGTGACGGCGTGCTGAGCCTGGATGCCAGCATCATGGATGGCGACGGCCGTTGTGGCGCGGTCGCTGCACTGGTCGACATCCTGCATCCGGTGTCGGTGGCCCGAAAGGTGATGGAGAACAGCCCACACGTGCTGCTGGTGGGCGAGGGCGCCCAGCAGTTCGCCGTGCAGCAGGGCTTCGAGCGCCAGCACCTGCTGACCCCGAAGGCCGAAGCGGCATGGCGCGAATGGTTGAAGACCGAGAAGTACGCGCCGCAGATCAATGCCGAGCGCCGTGAAATCCCCGGCAACAGCGACAACCACGACACCATCGGCATGCTGGCGCTGGATGCCAAGGGCAACCTCGCCGGTGCCTGCACCACCAGCGGCATGGCCTGGAAGCTGCACGGCCGGGTGGGCGACAGCCCGATCATCGGCGCCGGCCTATATGTGGACAACGAAGTGGGCGCAGCCACCGCCTCGGGTGTCGGCGAAGAGATGATCCGCAACGCGGCCTCGTTCCTGGTGGTGGAGCTGATGCGCCAGGGGCGCTCGCCGGCACAGGCCTGCCGCGAGGCGATCGACCGCGTGGTGCGCAAGCGACCCGAAGCCAGCCGCACGCTGCAGGTCTGCTTCCTGGCGATGAACAAGCGGGGTGACGTCGGTGCGTATGCCTTGCATCGCGGCTTCGTCTACGCGGTGTGCGATGCGCAGCGCCAGGATGACCTGCGCGACTCGCCATCGATCTATACGAGCACGCAGGCGTGA
- a CDS encoding glucokinase: MNVAAASPVPSDSARGGVPRSLVVADVGGTFARLALAETMPGQAPRLGSYRTYACADHPSLAAILADFTASLGQPMVSAVVAIAGLLDGDTLINANLPWTVSLSATRRQSGLPDLQLINDFEAVALAIPYLQADTLVPLNGDADPAKTFPALVLGPGTGLGAALRFADGERPVLASEIGHAALGAGNALELHVLGQLLQRWPHVDNERVLSGSGLMNLYPCLCELRGATPQWTSTEALIAAARQGDDALAVETLQVFCAWLGSLAGDAAIAVGARSVYLAGGISTHVQDFLADGRFRERFLNKGVLTDVLRQVPVWRVEHGQLGVLGAAAWHAARTPAHG; this comes from the coding sequence GTGAACGTTGCAGCAGCGTCCCCGGTTCCATCCGACTCCGCCCGCGGCGGCGTTCCCCGCAGCCTGGTGGTCGCCGATGTCGGTGGCACCTTTGCCCGCCTGGCGCTGGCTGAGACCATGCCGGGGCAAGCACCGCGATTGGGCAGCTACCGCACCTACGCCTGCGCCGACCATCCCAGCCTGGCGGCAATCCTGGCTGATTTCACCGCCAGCCTCGGTCAGCCGATGGTCAGCGCGGTGGTCGCCATCGCCGGCCTGCTCGACGGCGACACCCTCATCAATGCCAATCTGCCGTGGACGGTCTCGCTGTCGGCCACGCGCCGCCAGTCGGGCTTGCCCGACCTGCAGTTGATCAACGATTTCGAAGCGGTGGCGCTGGCCATTCCCTACCTGCAGGCCGATACGCTGGTGCCGTTGAACGGCGATGCCGATCCCGCCAAGACGTTCCCGGCGCTGGTGCTGGGGCCGGGCACCGGCCTGGGTGCGGCCTTGCGCTTCGCCGATGGCGAGCGCCCAGTGCTGGCCAGCGAGATCGGGCACGCTGCACTGGGTGCCGGCAACGCGCTGGAACTGCATGTGCTGGGCCAACTGCTGCAGCGCTGGCCGCATGTGGACAACGAACGCGTGCTGTCCGGCAGCGGCCTGATGAACCTGTACCCCTGCCTGTGCGAACTGCGCGGTGCGACGCCGCAATGGACCAGCACCGAAGCGCTGATCGCAGCCGCGCGGCAAGGCGACGATGCGCTGGCGGTGGAAACCCTGCAGGTGTTCTGCGCCTGGCTGGGCAGCCTGGCTGGCGACGCGGCGATCGCGGTGGGCGCGCGCTCGGTGTACCTGGCCGGCGGCATTTCCACCCATGTGCAGGACTTCCTGGCCGACGGCCGATTCCGTGAGCGCTTCCTCAACAAGGGCGTGCTGACCGACGTGCTGCGCCAGGTGCCGGTGTGGCGAGTGGAACATGGTCAGCTGGGCGTGCTCGGTGCAGCCGCCTGGCACGCCGCGCGGACACCCGCGCACGGTTGA
- a CDS encoding calcineurin-like phosphoesterase family protein: MKLPAAWLCCLLLTSPAWAADTVVSGKVYLERDAKPGRGATDPGLAGVQVSNGEVIVKTAADGSYSLPVRDGQTVFVIKPDAYSFPKAADGLPSFWRHYRPNGSPALKYGGIAATSDVARNWDFALQNDRHDGRRGFQMLVFTDSQTASLRDIGYYQQAIVAPLVGQTKARLGTTLGDIVNDDLTLYPAINKVTTELGVPWFHVPGNHDLDFDAANDAHSLDSWRNIYGPDTYAVEEGGASFVFLDDVVYDPNAKPKYVGGLREDQFAFLAAYLKGLHKDRLLVLGMHIPLFDAAPGRETFRHADRQRLFDLLKDFRNVLVLSGHSHTQQHVYHGKADGWQGARPLHEYNVGANCGAFWSGVKNAAGVPDSTMSDGTPKGYALLDVAGNGSYRLQYRVAGAAASEQIGLHAPKVLRKGAYPAWGVYANVYMGEDASVVEYRIDGGAWQPMKQVSQPDPRLLVENVADDLASTLRGYDRSPEATASPHLWRGALPTDLAVGSHKVEVRSTQPDGAVFTASTSYSLQTAQP, encoded by the coding sequence ATGAAACTGCCTGCCGCGTGGCTGTGCTGCCTGTTGCTGACCTCGCCGGCCTGGGCCGCGGACACCGTGGTCAGCGGCAAGGTCTATCTGGAGCGTGACGCCAAGCCGGGCCGCGGTGCGACCGATCCGGGCCTTGCCGGTGTGCAGGTGTCCAACGGCGAAGTAATCGTCAAGACCGCCGCCGATGGCAGCTACAGCCTGCCGGTGCGTGACGGCCAGACGGTCTTCGTCATCAAGCCCGATGCCTATTCCTTCCCGAAGGCCGCCGACGGCCTGCCGTCGTTCTGGCGGCACTATCGCCCGAACGGTTCACCAGCGCTGAAGTACGGTGGCATTGCGGCGACCAGCGATGTCGCCCGCAACTGGGACTTCGCCCTGCAGAACGACCGGCATGACGGCCGCCGTGGCTTCCAGATGCTGGTGTTCACCGATTCGCAGACCGCCAGCCTGCGGGACATCGGTTACTACCAGCAGGCGATCGTGGCGCCGCTGGTGGGGCAGACCAAGGCGCGCCTCGGTACCACGCTCGGAGACATCGTCAACGACGACCTGACGCTGTACCCGGCGATCAACAAGGTCACCACCGAGCTCGGCGTGCCGTGGTTCCACGTGCCCGGCAACCACGATCTGGATTTCGACGCGGCCAACGACGCGCATTCGTTGGACAGCTGGCGCAACATCTACGGCCCCGACACCTATGCGGTGGAAGAGGGCGGCGCCAGTTTCGTGTTCCTCGATGACGTGGTGTACGACCCCAACGCCAAGCCCAAGTATGTGGGTGGCCTGCGCGAGGATCAGTTCGCCTTCCTTGCTGCCTACCTGAAGGGTCTGCACAAGGACCGCCTGCTGGTGCTGGGCATGCATATCCCGCTGTTCGATGCGGCACCGGGGCGCGAGACCTTCCGCCATGCCGACCGCCAGCGCCTGTTCGATCTGCTGAAGGACTTCCGCAACGTGCTGGTGCTCAGCGGCCACAGCCACACCCAGCAGCACGTCTACCACGGCAAGGCTGACGGCTGGCAGGGCGCCAGGCCGCTGCACGAGTACAACGTCGGTGCCAACTGCGGTGCGTTCTGGTCGGGCGTGAAGAACGCCGCGGGCGTACCGGACAGCACCATGAGCGATGGCACGCCGAAGGGCTATGCACTGCTGGACGTGGCCGGCAACGGCAGCTACCGCCTGCAGTACCGGGTGGCCGGTGCAGCCGCCAGCGAGCAGATCGGCCTGCATGCACCGAAGGTGCTGCGCAAGGGCGCGTACCCGGCATGGGGCGTCTACGCCAACGTCTACATGGGCGAGGATGCCAGTGTGGTCGAGTACCGCATCGATGGTGGCGCCTGGCAGCCGATGAAACAGGTCAGCCAGCCTGACCCGCGACTGCTGGTGGAGAACGTCGCCGATGATCTGGCCTCCACGCTGCGCGGCTACGACCGTTCGCCGGAAGCCACCGCCTCGCCGCACCTGTGGCGTGGCGCGTTGCCGACCGACCTCGCCGTGGGCAGCCACAAGGTCGAGGTGCGTTCCACCCAGCCGGACGGTGCGGTGTTCACCGCCAGCACCAGCTACAGTCTGCAGACCGCGCAGCCCTGA
- the hisIE gene encoding bifunctional phosphoribosyl-AMP cyclohydrolase/phosphoribosyl-ATP diphosphatase HisIE, with the protein MSIDVRPSPQALETLDWDKGEGLLPAVVQDADTLQVLMLGYVSAESLAATLAIGHMTFFSRSKQRLWTKGEQSGNVLVVQSISVDCDADTLLVLARPAGPTCHTGAESCFDGAPRDFLGGLDQLVAVREALRPSGSYTTSLFEGGIRRIAQKVGEEGVETALAAVAQEDEALLGEAADLLYHLLVLLRARGLSLEDARDVLEKRHR; encoded by the coding sequence ATGTCTATTGACGTGCGGCCGTCGCCGCAGGCACTGGAAACGCTGGACTGGGACAAGGGCGAGGGGTTGTTGCCAGCCGTGGTGCAGGACGCCGATACCCTGCAGGTACTGATGCTGGGCTACGTCAGCGCCGAGTCGCTGGCAGCCACGCTGGCCATTGGCCACATGACCTTCTTCAGCCGCAGCAAGCAGCGTCTCTGGACCAAGGGCGAGCAGTCCGGCAATGTGCTGGTGGTGCAGTCGATCAGCGTCGATTGCGATGCCGATACGCTGCTGGTGCTGGCACGCCCGGCAGGCCCGACCTGCCACACCGGGGCGGAAAGCTGCTTCGATGGCGCGCCGAGGGACTTCCTCGGTGGCCTGGACCAGTTGGTCGCCGTGCGCGAGGCGTTGCGTCCTTCCGGAAGCTATACGACGTCGCTGTTCGAGGGCGGCATCCGTCGCATCGCACAGAAGGTAGGCGAGGAGGGCGTGGAAACGGCGCTGGCGGCGGTCGCGCAGGAGGACGAGGCGTTGCTGGGCGAAGCGGCCGACCTGCTGTACCACCTGCTGGTTCTGCTGCGCGCGCGTGGGCTGTCGCTGGAAGATGCCCGCGACGTGCTGGAAAAGCGCCATCGTTGA
- the hisF gene encoding imidazole glycerol phosphate synthase subunit HisF gives MLSRRIIPCLDVRDGRVVKGVRFRDHVDMGDIAELAQRYRDQGADELVFYDIGASPEARSVDVAWIERIARLIDIPFCVAGGIDSVETARRVLFAGADKISINSPALGRPELITELAEEFGVQCVVVGVDSVREDDGQWRVRRFSGDPDKTQAVPLRTLDWIVEAQRRGAGEIVLNCMDSDGVRRGYDVEQLRAARALCQVPLIASGGAGAMEHFAQAFDQADVDGALAASVFHSGAIAIADLKHYLREQQIEVRDVY, from the coding sequence ATGTTGAGCCGCCGCATCATTCCCTGCCTGGACGTGCGCGATGGCCGCGTGGTCAAGGGCGTGCGCTTCCGCGATCACGTCGACATGGGGGACATCGCCGAACTGGCCCAGCGCTATCGCGACCAGGGCGCCGATGAGCTGGTGTTCTATGACATCGGCGCCAGCCCGGAGGCACGCTCGGTGGACGTGGCCTGGATCGAGCGCATCGCGCGCCTGATCGATATTCCGTTCTGTGTGGCTGGCGGCATCGATAGCGTCGAGACCGCGCGCCGCGTGCTGTTCGCCGGTGCGGACAAGATCTCGATCAACTCCCCCGCGCTGGGCCGCCCGGAACTGATCACCGAACTGGCTGAAGAATTCGGCGTGCAGTGCGTGGTGGTGGGTGTCGACTCCGTGCGCGAGGACGATGGCCAGTGGCGCGTGCGCCGATTCAGCGGCGACCCGGACAAGACCCAGGCGGTGCCACTGCGCACGTTGGACTGGATCGTCGAAGCGCAGCGCCGGGGTGCCGGCGAGATCGTGCTGAACTGCATGGACAGCGATGGCGTACGCCGAGGCTATGACGTCGAACAGCTGCGGGCGGCGCGTGCGCTGTGCCAGGTGCCACTCATCGCGTCGGGTGGCGCGGGTGCGATGGAGCACTTCGCCCAGGCCTTTGACCAGGCCGACGTTGACGGTGCGCTGGCGGCCAGCGTTTTCCACAGTGGCGCCATCGCCATTGCCGACTTGAAGCACTACCTGCGCGAGCAGCAGATCGAGGTACGGGATGTCTATTGA
- the hisA gene encoding 1-(5-phosphoribosyl)-5-[(5-phosphoribosylamino)methylideneamino]imidazole-4-carboxamide isomerase — protein MSFIVYPALDIRDGRVVRLRQGDYAQETHYGDDPLPRAQAFAAQGAQWMHLVDLDAARAGGYTLAPLLAAIRTQTPLQVQTGGGVRGRDDVARILDAGASRVVIGSLAVREPEQVISWLAEFGPERLTIALDARQDAQGQWQLPVHGWTENAGVTLDALAERYAQAGMRHLLCTDIARDGMLAGPNISLYRHLAALLPDVDVQASGGIRDVADVAAAQAAGCGGAILGKALLEQRMDLGEALAC, from the coding sequence ATGAGTTTCATCGTCTATCCCGCGTTGGACATCCGTGATGGCCGCGTGGTGCGGCTGCGCCAGGGTGACTACGCGCAGGAAACCCACTATGGCGACGACCCGTTGCCACGCGCGCAGGCGTTCGCGGCGCAGGGCGCGCAGTGGATGCACCTGGTCGACCTGGATGCTGCACGTGCCGGTGGCTACACGCTGGCGCCGCTGTTGGCGGCAATCCGTACGCAGACCCCGCTGCAGGTGCAGACTGGTGGTGGCGTGCGTGGCCGCGACGACGTGGCGCGCATCCTCGATGCCGGTGCCAGCCGTGTGGTGATCGGGTCATTGGCGGTGCGCGAGCCCGAACAGGTGATCAGCTGGCTGGCCGAGTTCGGCCCGGAACGGCTGACCATCGCCCTCGATGCACGCCAGGACGCGCAGGGGCAGTGGCAGCTGCCGGTGCACGGCTGGACCGAAAACGCGGGGGTGACCCTGGATGCTTTGGCCGAGCGCTACGCGCAGGCGGGCATGCGCCACCTGCTGTGCACCGACATCGCCCGCGACGGCATGCTCGCCGGCCCCAACATCAGCCTGTATCGGCACCTCGCAGCGTTGCTGCCCGACGTCGATGTGCAGGCGTCCGGCGGTATCCGCGATGTGGCCGATGTGGCTGCGGCGCAGGCCGCCGGTTGTGGTGGTGCGATTCTCGGCAAGGCGCTGCTGGAACAGCGCATGGACCTGGGCGAGGCACTGGCATGTTGA
- the hisH gene encoding imidazole glycerol phosphate synthase subunit HisH, with amino-acid sequence MSEVVLIDAGGANLGSVRYALERLGARVRLVRDAEGLAGAQRVILPGVGAAGPGMQRLHAQGLVEPLRQLQVPLMGICLGMQLLFDRSEEAGVDTLGLIPGVVRKLVPACGIRVPHMGWNRLLPLRPSRLLQGVPERASAYFVHSYAAPLNSHTVAACDHGGLFTAVVEQGRYFGAQFHPERSGDTGSLMLRNFLEGTAA; translated from the coding sequence GTGAGCGAGGTCGTACTGATCGATGCCGGCGGCGCCAACCTGGGTTCGGTGCGCTACGCACTGGAACGGCTCGGCGCCAGGGTGCGGCTGGTCCGCGACGCCGAAGGCCTGGCCGGCGCGCAGCGGGTGATCCTGCCCGGGGTCGGTGCGGCCGGCCCCGGCATGCAGCGCCTGCATGCGCAGGGACTGGTCGAGCCGCTGCGCCAACTGCAGGTGCCGCTGATGGGCATCTGCCTGGGCATGCAGCTGTTGTTCGATCGCTCCGAGGAAGCTGGCGTGGATACGCTTGGATTGATCCCTGGCGTGGTGCGCAAGCTGGTGCCGGCCTGTGGCATCCGTGTGCCGCACATGGGCTGGAACCGGCTGCTGCCGTTGCGCCCGTCGCGGCTGCTGCAGGGGGTTCCCGAGCGCGCCAGTGCGTACTTCGTGCACAGCTACGCCGCGCCGCTGAACAGCCATACCGTTGCCGCCTGCGACCACGGCGGCCTGTTCACCGCCGTGGTCGAGCAGGGCCGCTACTTCGGCGCCCAGTTCCATCCCGAGCGTTCCGGCGATACCGGTTCGCTGATGCTGCGCAATTTCCTTGAGGGCACCGCTGCATGA